In Haliotis asinina isolate JCU_RB_2024 chromosome 15, JCU_Hal_asi_v2, whole genome shotgun sequence, the sequence CCAAGTTGGAAGCTAGTCTCGTGTCTCGAAACCTGATTCTCGTTGTTTACCTCGCGGGGTATTTGTCATTGTGAAAATGGTTTTACTTAAGAGCACGAACACAGTGTTAACGTTCTCGACACAGCAAACAAGTCTTTATGTCAATATGTTGATATGGTGTTGATATCTCCCATTGAAATCACAGTTGGCGTCTTGATTTCAATGTGGTCCTCATTTCAACAGTATAAAACtgctttcaaatttcaaaataattcacaagGTTTTCTGTATTGATCAATGAGAACTACATGCTCATGTCTGGTCGTTGTATCGCTAATGAAATGAAGTAACAACGCAGACGACAGTTTTGAAATGACACATGCGCATGCGCGAGTCACTTGTGGTGTTTGCATTGGTTTTCGCAAGCGCCGTGAAAGTTGAGAGCGTGGTAAATAGGGAGGTGAATTCCAAGGGTGATTGTCAGATAGGCGGGGAGCGGATCACATGTAATCGCCCAGTCGATCACAGGACACTTCCCCCGATCGAACAGTCCGCTCAGCTGCGCTTTCTCACCGAACAAATGGGGTCACACCGAGTTAAGAACTAGCAATAGAAAATATATAACTTTATTTCACCACTGTCGACTTGGCAGCTGAAATATGGACGAAGAGAAGATAGAGAGACCAGGTGAACGATTTGTCGTGCTTATAGTTAGATTACACGGGCAGTAGCTATACCGTGTGGACAGACACTAACGCCTAGCGTTTGTCAGTTGAATTCCTGACTGCGTATGTGTAGGATGTGAATACTGCTGTCGTTGGAGCAGGTGTTGTCATGTTCATGGGAAGGGGAGTCTTGTCCAGTGAGAACGGAAGACTATGTCCGACTGGACGGGTCGGCGGACACCCAAGAAAGTAGTTCTCCTTGACACCCAGAGGTACCTTCCCGACCTCAGCAGAGATCAGTCACCTCTATCAAGAACCATGGTGTCCAGCGAGGATTCCGACAAACGTCCAAGAAACAAGGAGAGGGCCAGACGTAATTTAGTGGACACCCTCTCCGCAAAAAGACCAGTGATGGTGTCACGATCTCGGAGTGTGTCCTACCCGTGTATTGAGAGGAAGGTTCCATCTGCACTGAGACAGTCCGGCCCGGACATTTCCATAAGGAAAAAGGACTTGATAGGATTACAGTATGACCCTAGACAACGGCACAGCAGGACACCGAGAACTGATGATGACTGGGAAGACGCTGACGGGAGTTTGGATTCACCCAACTTGGAACTACAACATTGTGTTAATTCCAGGATTTCTAAATCTTCTAGTCAGGACAAGAGTGGTGTTAACCTACCGGAGCTCATACACGACCTTAATACAAGTTTATTGTATTCTCATAAAAAGGACGACAGTGCTTCTTTATCGTCCTCGGATGATGTGATTTATAACGGGGAGGATATAATGCAGACGTTATCACACATGTGGGATAAGTCCAAGAAGATCAAGGAGAACAAAAGTCAGAAGTGGATGAAACATAGACCAttgacaccaggtgtcatcGAGGAGCTGGATAAGATGAAGGTTCCATCCAGGACCCGTACGGAACAGTGGGTGAAGCAGATACCGACAGAAAAACGGTCCTACCACAGTCCACTGTACCGACTTGGCAACGTCGCTAGGGAGGATACCGTCCCTGCACCAGCAGCGTACGAGACTTGGATTTACGAGGAAGGGAGGAAATCTGCCGTGGGATCTAGGAGGCTTAGACAAACATGACATAGTTAAGTCATCAGTGTACATGATAGTATTGTAGAAATACTTAAACCACAACACATTAAGTCAGTGTGTCGCTACGATTCTCTTGTCTCCATGGATGAGACCGCCGACCCTTTCTGGTCTGAGGGATTCGGGTCTTTTCATAAGGGCATTCGGGACTCGACAGTTGGCGCTTTGTCTAATCGGTGACTCTCGCCGAGGGACGCGCGCTTTAAGCGTCAGTATCGTAAGTATGTGCACATACCTCAGTGCAGAACaatgggacggtggggtagcctaatgactTAAACGTTCGccgaaggttcgattccccacatgggtacaatgtgtgaagcccatttctggtgtcccctgccctgatatttctggaattatAGTAAGTATgaatccatactcactcaccaaagCAGAACAACATTTCAATTtagttcatttttttaaattcaaCGTAGTAACCTACGAATCGGGATTAACACTGACCGATCACAATAACTGGAACAATTCGTCCAACTGTTTTGTCTACGATGATGCAAAACCACAGAAACTATATAGTGGTTACACTGCAATTCGCTTTTAAACCACAATATCTTGTACGCAATATTGTATGTCAACAAGTCAACCACAATGTGTCGTGTAACGTCCGTGTTTTATTACCACCCATTGTGACTAGTCGTGTGGAAAGGTTCAGATGAACAGATAGACCGGTTCTGTTCTGTCGTCGCGCGTCACTGTTATGATTGTGGTAATGGTTCACAATAGGCCACTTCACACAGGGTGTACATGTGCGTAGTTATGTAATGTTATACCGTTCACTGACTTTCCATGTGCTATGTAGTAAATGTTACCTGTTATAcgttataaatattatataactGTATGCCTATCTTAATGTTTATATCCCCCAAACATATACCTGTTGAGAATCACAACGGGCAAATGAAATTATCGTTGTATTTAATTTGTTGTCAATAGATCTTATCATGGAATGTTTAGTCCAACCAGTTTTCATTCTTATTTTACTGACGATCAACTCAGCTTTAAAAACGAACCAAAAATAATTGAAACATTTATAGTAAAACTatgatgaaaaatgtttttgtttgttttgacattgcaacCCTGCCCGCTGCCAACTTTCAGTCATGTATCAGATCTTGTATTAGATGTCATGTGTAATATTGACCTAAACTGCGCGACTAAGGAAATCTTACATTCTAGACCTGGGTTtcttattaaaaaatatttttttgttaaaatataaCCAAAGTTATCAACACTGAGTTACTGAGTTGAAAACTGCCTGAACAGCGGAAATGCAGTTCCCCAAACCCTACGTCACTTTAATtcaccacacattaaatacatCACCATCGATTAAACATTACGTGCTGGTTTCATTTACGCTCGACTTGAGCGCGTGCTTTCTGTTTTACCGGGAGTTTATGAACAGATTAACTGTAGAAGCAGCACCCAAATTTGCTCAAGACAGTTTTAGGAAAATAATTGAAAGCCAACTTCACTGCCATCTTAGAAAAACAAACGTTTCTAATCTGCAAGACGAGCCATGTTTTACGGATAGACAGAAGCGATGTTTTAATGTAGATGTCAACACCGTCACCAAGCAAGTGCTGTATatatctttcatgttgatgtcGCTATGTAAAGGTAACAGTGTTAAACGCCATTTTAAACTTAACGCGCTTCACCTTGATATATTGACCAAGAcagtctgtaaaacaagaacGTTAAATGTCCGGTAGAGAAATCTCACACCCAAAACTTGATGTATGCAAAAGATTTACACTCGTTATAAAAACGTTTCTACGCTGTATACTTGAGCCGGCGTCCAGCAGACCTCCATTATAAACATCATCTTCATGAACTTTTCATCTTAACTACTGTTCGTCACATGTTCGGTGTGCCCAAATGTCCTAACAAAATGTTCTTTTACTACTGTCGTGTATTCTAGctcagtgtatgttgtatatACCCGCAATGACGTCTGTAAAATCTGGAAAGGGGGAAATATCGTAAGGATATTTGCTCTTGGAAAATAAGCATTTATAAAACACAAACTTGCAAATGCGTGCACCATGAGCTGCCATTGTGTCAGCATGCGCTGAAAGTGTACCCAACAATAAGATGAACTGTTAAATATACAGGACTTGAATCTGACTGTTGAGGCgaattgtcatgttttgtttaatATCTAACACTATAAAAATAACGTGATTACCTTTTAGTacacaagacccgtgaaggtcccggggtagaagtATGATATGTCATGATCAAACAGCAAGAGTAGTAAAGAGCCACTGTGTTAAGTATATGTCATGATCAAACAGCAAGGGTGGTAATTAGCCACTGTGTTAAGTATGATATGTCACTATGTTATGTATGATATGTCATGATCAAACAGCAAGAGTAGTAATTAGCCACTGTGTTAAGTATGATATGTCACTGTGTTAAGTATGATATGTCATGATCAAACTGAAATGACATGTGGTTGTCAGCCTCATTATTGTAGGACGTCAGGTTTCCTCAAGGACAGCACTCGTTTGTATTTCTCATCACGAGATCCTGTATTTGCTATGATGTAATTTAATGTCCTATATGAAATGTATACGATACATCTACAGAATATGGGATACCTTCCAGCCCTATTGTTTAGTGTCACGTCACTCAATCCCTAACCATACATAACATCCAAACGACCTTTTCAGTAAGCAATGGTATATATGTGCAACTGCTTCTGTCCCCACCGGGTTACCCACTAACAATAACTAAGCGTAAAAACTGACAAACCAGAAAGGATACAATTATTTTTATCAGTCTTTTACTGAATGCATGCCACGTATAGGACACAAAAATCACCAAAGACTGGACCAATCCTTCACTGGCCATCAAGCATGCTGGCAATGTAGCACTGTAGGAAACTTtcttgaaaatttaaaaccattctcaggAATTCTTATTCACGTGTCTGCAGCTCAGAAAACACAGCGTGAGATATGACGCAGCCATTTTAATAGTTCGTAGCAtatttaaactaaactcacaataGGTACGTTTACGTGTATGAACCTGTTTCTAAGGTTTGAAAATGAGAGATTTACAGGACTCCAAAAGCCATTCATGGCGGCCTTCTATTCGCCATTTGCATGTGTGCCTAACCCCTCGTACGTTAACACATTCACTGTGCCGATACCGGTATCCTTCTGAACCACACACCCTCAGGTAGATTTTCCAATACGCACATAAATTATATGAATGTATCGCGGGTAACTGCACGTGTCTTTTTTAACATGATCACTAATAAACATCATTATCACTGGATGAATTTCTTCTCTTTTGAATATTGTCAGTTAGAAGTGGGAGGAAAGAAGGTATGATTGACTAATTAAATACAACAACTTTATAATCCATGAATTATTCTAAttttctcacgatacgattcaTATGTATATGTCTTCTGTCTCATAACCCTACATCATCTGAACGAAGTGAAAGGAATCTCTTGTATGAGGTGACCAACGGGAACGGGCGATCAAGCTTtctgacttgttgacacatgtcaccccaattgcttagatcggtgctcatcctgttgatcatAGACTGTCCTGTTCGAGCCGAATATTTAAGACCGACGTTATATAGCTGGGATACTGCTCAATGCgacatcaatcaatcaatcaatcaatcaatcaatcaatcaatcaatcaatcaatcaatcaatgcagTAGCTCAAACTCCGTGTTTGTCAATTAACAGAAAATCAATGAATCCAAAGACAAGGCATCCCACAGTGGGTTTAAGTACTAGCAAACATCGATTAAAATTAGAGACAGTCTTTAATCAACAGGTGACGCTACCGCAGAATCAGTTAAaccaacaaaacacaactttgaaacgatagacccaggtttgattcatCACACTGATACAGTGTATAAACACCCCTTCTGGTCCTCCCTGggtgttgcttgaatattgcaaaagcaACATAACAATGCTACCTCAGTCGACAGGAACTTGCATTAGTTCTTACAAAACccttgtttttttattattgaaCAGTTACCTGAGTACACAGCAATTTGGTTGTGCACTCGTTTTATTTTCATGCTAAATAAATGTACTTACTATTTGAGAATACCATTTGATTAAGTTCCCAGACATTCACAACACATTTCAGATATGTTTTCTTatataaaaactgaaaaaaaaacatgtttgaatacTACTATATCTCGAGTGTTATCTCCTGGTAAACAGGTATTCTCTCCGATGCCACCAAAGTTTTTGTACTGGAGATATCCAACTCCTACTTAGAATATTAATTGCCAGGCACTTGTTTGTTTCCCGGTATCGACCCCGCCGACAGGTTGctgagaaacaaacaattcccaTAGATTGCACCGAAATTAAAGAAACGCCAGTATGGGGAGATTTATAACACGGAGCCGGCGTGTCAGGAGAAGATTATCTGGATTATTGGTGATTTTAGAGATCGATAAAAAGCAGCCACGGCAGTCTACAACGAACACTGTTTATCAAGTTTTGATAGACGGATATAAACGTTCACACGAGCTTCCTCCTCGGGAAATGTCTGATAGCTAAATTGCACGCCTGTAATTTTTCCGCCTCCTTAACTGAGGTTTTCTtatgtatacatatggaaattaattaagcaacaccaaattcaaagacacataaaaacttaacaaagtttaacgaagtaattttgatgattgattattcaattttgatgtattgacatacagcatgagcttttcatgggttgatatgacgcgcgtgaagcttgcacagcgcacgtgcattgctttaacctcaactttcgaaaaatgcactttttccctggggtgtttacaagcgcaggttgtcgattgcattcggtttttcattcatttcaatgtcatggcacgtaggaaattatcagaggccactcgttggcaaataatcggcatgaggaatgctggtatgtctctaagacaaatcgggactcaaatcggacgacatcattccataatttcaaaacttttgaaaaaataccgggccactaatgaagttaaagacctgcctagaccaggaagacccaggaagaccacagtccgggaggacagagctttactgagacttgtacggcgcaggtccttcgactcgagctctcggttgagacaggagtggcttccagggagacccatctcgaacaggactgttcggaatcgtctgaaagctgcaggataccgggcaaggaggccaatcaagcgacccagactgtctccagcccataaggcagcccgactggcctggtgtaatgaccgtttgcactggaacattgcctcttggaggaaggtccatttctcagatgagagccggttcttgctgcacatggtggacggtcgtactcgggtctggaggcagaggaacacagcaatggctccacggaacatccaggagactgtggcctttgggggaggttccgttatggtatgggggtgcatttccatgaactgcaagttggatatcattaccatccgtggcaaccttaacggtgttcgttaccaacaggaggttcttgacagggctgtggtacctcattttgagaaccatcctctggcaacgagacccatatttatggacgacaatgctagacctcacagggcgcatgctgtaaatgattttttgcggcaaaatgcaattgacagaattccatggcctgccatgagccctgacctcaaccccattgaacatttgtgggactttattggccgtcgtgtgaggcagagagacccaccagtccataatctcaacgaattgacggctgccctgcatgaggagtggaacaggatcccccagaatcagatccggagactcatccaaggaatgaggaggcgtctggaatcggtggtgcgtgcgcagggaggacacactagatattgatgaaagtcggtgtgcagactctcagatgactgttctttctttccatgtgacatttgtgttaatacacctgacaacaacgtctgtggatgaatagtaaattgtgtccattttttcatgaatttaagacagttttaagaatttggatttcgttgcaataaagcaaagtcttgatactttttccctttaagttgtttgtcagagatcgtctgttgaataaaaaagtgtcaaactatatcaacccggcatattttgattgtcagaacacttcaaagttgctccaatagaaaaaattggggtgttgcttgattaatttccaggtgtatatatcttACACGATGGACCACGTGTATGTAATgggcgtgcgtgcgcgtgcctGTCTGTGAGTATGAGTGTGTATATGGGCGTGTATGTGTAGATAAACtagtattgcaatatatttatCAACAAGATAACCCAAATAAACCGTATATTTTAGATTACACTTCCTCTCCGTAGTATAGACTCAAGTTCTTTAGTTGGTTGAGTTCCATCAGGTATTCGAGACCATACTCTTAGAGTAAAGAATCTAATCGTCAGCCCATAAAGTCAACCAtcaaacccactcagccaccgtggTTTACATTAAAGTCCAGATCACCTACTTTGCCTGACTCCGAGAATATGTTCTGAATTGCTACAGTCTGTTCtttactttctaaatgacattgtgtattcaatATAACTGCATTTCTAGGGACTGAATGTCTAAGGCAGCGTCGATATCTAAGATCTAATCCGTGAATGCCAAAGGATCTATTCGCGTCGTATACACCACAGTCCTCATTCACTGACAGATGATGTTTGACGCCAGGCAGCAATATGTAACATGGACCCGGTCGGGCAAACCAACTTGGTGACAGGTAGAATTCATaatagttgatttatttgagaaTTTTGTTTCCTTGATCGATATCGGAGAAAGCTTTGTAATTTATTGTAAATTTGAACTTTGATCGCTTTATCGGCTAAAAGTGAATATTTATGTTATAGTGAATTTTAGTGAATTTAGTATATTTTTAGCCAGGTATATAGACaagaatatgtatatttacGTTACCGAAAATTAACTTTATCTCTTTATTTTCCTGTCATGAACAAGTTGGTTTGACACCACTGTGGACGGGCGGCGATCTGACGTGGCGTACGCACGTCATGGGCGTTTATCACTCGGGCGATTCCGTCACGGGCGTGGAGAAGGCAAGACAAGAAATTTGGGAATTTGGTAAAGCTTAAAGGCGCCACTGGGCAACTACCTACGAATGTTTGTCAAAGTGTCCAATACAAACTTGTCCAAGTCTTATTAGACGACATGaatcaatattatttacataatatCAAGTGACCccacccgcgaagatccgggttagaattggtcttcagcaacctatgctcgTCGTTAGAGGTGGctgacgagatcgggtggtcaggttcacagacttggttgacacgtcatcatatccttATTGATTAGTCCTCGTTTGTTCCATTAcacaacacccacacccacccacccccaaaaacccaaaaaactGCGAGAACCCATTGCTgagacactgtacccatgtatggaatcgaacccgggtttcggGGTGACGTGCGAACGtcttacccactaggctaccccaccgcccccttataACTAAGACAACGTCTGCCATCGAGTCACACACGAGACACTAACACATCAAGTCCAACCTCCCAAACAAACAAGAGCAAATATTGGCCCCACCAACGCGGCACCCCCTCGAAGTTTGCCACGATACCCATTTCAACCGTCTGAAATTAGCACCTGCGACTACGGTGCCTAGCAACGACGAGTGTTTTATGACTGTCATTTTCCCTGAAGAATGTTTAACACGAGAATGACACCTTATTTACTATCGCTTTCAGCAATGGCAACGACAGGCTACCCTTCAACCTCATGGATCACATATGTAAACACATGGTAAAATTTCGATTAGTGCGGGTCGTGGTTTAAGAGGGACGAGTGAATACGGTTTTCCGGTAATTTAACAGATTTCGGAGAAAAATATTGGTCCCTGAAAGGTAATCGTGTTCGTGGAAGTGGCATAACATAACTATTTACACACGgccatcacatagctggaaGAGTGTGGACGCCAATCGACAAATATTCCAGATCTATCGCAGCATGGCAGACTACTATCGAAAGGGGTTCACTAactgaatgtagttttacgcctcctttagcaatattccagccgggGACTGGGCttcacagaaatgggcttcacaaatcgTACTcacttggggaatcgaacccgggtcctcagcgtgacgagcgaacggtttaaccactattCTACCCCACAGTAAGTGTGTGTGGTTATGGgacggtgtgtgtgtgagtgaatgagttagaaGAGAGAGTTTGGCGCTGACAAGTCTAGGAACGATATCCTATCCGAGCAATACTTGACAAGTCGGCGTCGTTCCCGGATAAGCGTGAGAAGGTGACAATGGCTCTCCGCAGCttgtagcaatatcacggccagGGACACCAGGAaggagcttcac encodes:
- the LOC137265386 gene encoding uncharacterized protein, giving the protein MSDWTGRRTPKKVVLLDTQRYLPDLSRDQSPLSRTMVSSEDSDKRPRNKERARRNLVDTLSAKRPVMVSRSRSVSYPCIERKVPSALRQSGPDISIRKKDLIGLQYDPRQRHSRTPRTDDDWEDADGSLDSPNLELQHCVNSRISKSSSQDKSGVNLPELIHDLNTSLLYSHKKDDSASLSSSDDVIYNGEDIMQTLSHMWDKSKKIKENKSQKWMKHRPLTPGVIEELDKMKVPSRTRTEQWVKQIPTEKRSYHSPLYRLGNVAREDTVPAPAAYETWIYEEGRKSAVGSRRLRQT